In Streptomyces capitiformicae, one genomic interval encodes:
- a CDS encoding NAD(+) synthase: MNFRSIYQHGFARVAACTGHAAIADPPANAEAVLRQGRQCAQDGVAVAVFPEMCLSGYSIEDLLLQDTLLDEVEEALQAVVAGSAELLTVLVVGAPLRHRNRVYNCAVVVHRGRILGIAPKSYVPNYREFYERRQIASGDDERGGTIRIGGATVPFGTNLLFAAEDVPGLVLHAEICEDMWVPVPPSTEAALAGATVLVNLSGSPITVGRAEDRRLLCRSASARCLAAYVYAAAGLGESSTDLSWDGQTMIYEDGVLLAETDRFPQGDQYAVADIDLDLLRQARARMGTFDDNRRTHAARTNDFRQVSFRLDPPRTDLGLRRRVERFPFVPADPSRLAQDCYEAYNIQVAALQQRLAAIGNPKIVIGVSGGLDSTHALIVAARAMDRAGRPRSDILAFTLPGFATGEHTKGNAHKLMRSLGVTAAELDITPTARLMLQEMGHPFSSGEPVYDVTFENVQAGLRTDYLFRLANQRGGIVLGTGDLSELALGWCTYGVGDQMSHYNVNSGVPKTLIQHLIRWVISSGQFGDETNKTLAAILDTEISPELVPGEELQSTESKIGPYALHDFTLYHVLRHGLRPSKIGFLAWHAWRDKEAGAWPPGFPEAERTAYDLPEIWHWLDAFCRRFFGFAQFKRSAMPNGPKVLAGGALSPRGDWRAPSDSSADAWLRDMARWDVRAGAGD; this comes from the coding sequence GTGAACTTCAGGTCGATCTATCAGCACGGCTTCGCGCGAGTCGCCGCGTGCACGGGCCACGCGGCGATCGCCGACCCGCCCGCCAACGCGGAGGCGGTCCTACGTCAGGGGCGGCAGTGCGCGCAGGACGGGGTCGCCGTCGCCGTCTTCCCCGAGATGTGCCTGTCCGGCTACTCGATCGAGGACCTGCTCCTCCAGGACACGCTGCTCGACGAGGTCGAGGAGGCGCTCCAGGCCGTCGTCGCCGGCTCGGCGGAGCTGCTGACGGTCCTCGTCGTCGGCGCGCCGCTGCGCCACCGCAACCGTGTCTACAACTGCGCGGTGGTCGTGCACCGGGGGCGGATCCTCGGCATCGCGCCCAAGTCCTACGTGCCGAACTACCGCGAGTTCTACGAGCGCCGCCAGATCGCCTCGGGCGACGACGAACGCGGCGGGACGATCCGGATAGGCGGCGCGACCGTACCGTTCGGCACGAACCTGCTCTTCGCCGCCGAGGACGTACCCGGGCTCGTCCTGCACGCGGAGATCTGCGAGGACATGTGGGTGCCGGTGCCGCCGAGCACCGAGGCGGCGCTCGCCGGGGCGACCGTCCTGGTCAACCTCTCGGGCAGCCCGATCACGGTCGGCCGGGCCGAGGACCGGCGGCTGCTGTGCCGATCGGCGTCCGCGCGCTGTCTCGCCGCGTACGTCTACGCGGCGGCCGGACTGGGCGAGTCGAGCACCGACCTGTCCTGGGACGGCCAGACCATGATCTACGAGGACGGTGTCCTCCTGGCCGAGACCGACCGCTTCCCGCAGGGCGACCAGTACGCGGTGGCCGACATCGACCTCGACCTGCTGCGCCAGGCCCGCGCCCGCATGGGCACGTTCGACGACAACCGCCGTACCCACGCCGCGCGCACCAACGACTTCCGCCAGGTGTCGTTCCGGCTCGACCCGCCCAGGACCGACCTCGGCCTGCGCCGCCGGGTGGAACGTTTCCCCTTCGTACCCGCCGACCCCTCACGCCTCGCCCAGGACTGCTACGAGGCCTACAACATCCAGGTCGCGGCCCTCCAGCAGCGACTGGCGGCGATCGGCAACCCGAAGATCGTCATCGGCGTCTCGGGCGGCCTGGACTCCACCCACGCCCTGATCGTCGCGGCCCGGGCCATGGACCGCGCGGGCCGCCCCCGCAGCGACATCCTGGCCTTCACCCTGCCCGGCTTCGCGACCGGCGAACACACCAAGGGCAACGCCCACAAACTGATGCGTTCGCTCGGTGTGACGGCGGCCGAGCTGGACATCACGCCGACGGCCCGGCTCATGCTCCAGGAGATGGGCCACCCCTTCTCGTCCGGTGAGCCGGTGTACGACGTCACCTTCGAGAACGTCCAGGCCGGCCTGCGCACGGACTACCTCTTCCGCCTGGCCAACCAGCGCGGCGGCATCGTCCTCGGCACCGGCGACCTCTCCGAGCTGGCGCTCGGCTGGTGCACGTACGGCGTCGGCGACCAGATGAGCCACTACAACGTCAACTCCGGCGTCCCGAAGACCCTCATCCAGCACCTCATCCGCTGGGTCATCAGCAGCGGTCAGTTCGGGGACGAGACCAACAAGACGCTGGCCGCGATCCTCGACACGGAGATCAGCCCGGAACTCGTACCGGGCGAGGAGTTGCAGTCCACCGAGTCCAAGATCGGCCCGTACGCGCTGCACGACTTCACCCTCTACCACGTACTCCGCCACGGCCTCCGCCCGTCGAAGATCGGTTTCCTGGCCTGGCACGCCTGGCGGGACAAGGAGGCCGGCGCGTGGCCTCCGGGGTTCCCGGAGGCCGAGCGGACGGCGTACGACCTGCCGGAGATCTGGCACTGGCTGGACGCCTTCTGCCGCCGCTTCTTCGGCTTCGCCCAGTTCAAGCGCTCGGCCATGCCGAACGGCCCGAAGGTCCTGGCCGGCGGCGCCCTGTCACCGCGAGGCGACTGGCGCGCCCCGTCGGACAGCTCGGCGGACGCTTGGCTGAGGGACATGGCGCGGTGGGACGTGAGGGCCGGCGCTGGGGACTAG
- a CDS encoding ABC transporter substrate-binding protein codes for MNSTSPRRRFARIAVAGLALTGLLSACGGSDSADDSPADSSGPVTLDFWGWANGQEAVVKAFNAGHKDVQLKYTKVTDQLTMQKQLTNAVKAGNAPCLLQNTGEYVTSWVSQGALADITEYVESSKDKFNPGSWAVGQVQGKAYGVPTASAPAFTIYRTDIFEKYGLKAPETWDDFIAAGKVLKKHDIKITNYAGEDPSTLEVLAMQAGAHWYSVEGDSWVVNFQDEGSLKAAEVIQEIIDNDLNAKLSFADYAAVQRSFDTGATATRQISTWQMSGMVQNFTKSFGDWALAPWPTYKGEAPKTPAGTNQSGNLTLVSEQCKHKEQAAEAALWMSTDTGAVKTMASPETGSGVMPALADSESYVSEAISEKLLGENYEPAKKVVTDSLSTVTSDWAFGPNWTAMFTQMQDEWAKVVSKEQKVTDLLAHMQEWTVNDLKQRGINVKG; via the coding sequence ATGAACTCCACCAGCCCCCGGAGAAGGTTCGCCCGCATCGCTGTCGCGGGTCTGGCGCTCACAGGTCTGCTCTCCGCGTGTGGCGGATCCGACTCCGCTGACGACTCCCCTGCCGATTCCTCGGGTCCGGTCACCCTCGACTTCTGGGGCTGGGCCAACGGCCAGGAAGCCGTCGTCAAGGCGTTCAACGCCGGCCACAAGGACGTCCAGCTCAAGTACACGAAGGTCACCGACCAGCTGACCATGCAGAAGCAGCTGACCAACGCCGTCAAGGCCGGCAACGCTCCCTGCCTGCTGCAGAACACCGGCGAGTACGTCACGAGCTGGGTCTCGCAGGGCGCCCTGGCCGACATCACGGAGTACGTCGAGTCCAGCAAGGACAAGTTCAACCCCGGCTCGTGGGCCGTCGGCCAGGTTCAGGGCAAGGCCTACGGCGTGCCCACCGCCTCGGCGCCCGCCTTCACCATCTACCGCACCGACATCTTCGAGAAGTACGGCCTGAAGGCGCCGGAGACATGGGACGACTTCATCGCCGCGGGCAAGGTGCTGAAGAAGCACGACATCAAGATCACCAACTACGCCGGTGAGGACCCGAGCACCCTGGAGGTGCTCGCCATGCAGGCCGGAGCCCACTGGTACTCCGTCGAGGGCGACTCCTGGGTGGTGAACTTCCAGGACGAGGGCAGCCTCAAGGCCGCGGAGGTGATCCAGGAGATCATCGACAACGACCTGAACGCCAAGTTGTCCTTCGCCGACTACGCGGCCGTGCAGCGCAGCTTCGACACCGGCGCCACCGCGACCCGGCAGATCTCCACCTGGCAGATGTCCGGCATGGTGCAGAACTTCACCAAGTCCTTCGGCGACTGGGCGCTCGCCCCCTGGCCGACGTACAAGGGCGAGGCCCCCAAGACGCCGGCCGGCACCAACCAGAGCGGCAACCTGACGCTGGTGAGCGAGCAGTGCAAGCACAAGGAGCAGGCCGCCGAGGCGGCGCTGTGGATGTCGACCGACACCGGTGCGGTCAAGACCATGGCGAGCCCGGAGACCGGCAGCGGTGTGATGCCGGCGCTGGCCGACAGCGAGTCGTACGTCTCCGAGGCGATCTCGGAGAAGCTGCTCGGCGAGAACTACGAGCCGGCCAAGAAGGTCGTGACGGACAGCCTGTCCACCGTCACCAGCGACTGGGCCTTCGGCCCGAACTGGACCGCGATGTTCACGCAGATGCAGGACGAGTGGGCCAAGGTCGTCAGCAAGGAGCAGAAGGTCACCGACCTCCTCGCGCACATGCAGGAGTGGACGGTCAACGACCTGAAGCAGCGCGGCATCAACGTCAAGGGCTGA
- a CDS encoding carbohydrate ABC transporter permease, whose translation MIRSLRWKGAAFTVPFQLGFVFLYLLPIGYAIHQSLFLQKQSGLGLGGATTEFVGLENYQQGLTDSAFMTSILRVVLFACVQIPFMLLVSLVLALFLDAVTSKVAGRFRIMLLVPYMIPGVVAAIVWINLYSPEVGPLTPLGELFGFDWNFFDPSMVWPAIGNLLTWHGIGYNMVIIYSALQGVPRELFEAARLDGASELRIALSIKVPFVRGALVLTALLSIIQMLQIFNEPALFRNVTPETISDSFTPIMIIYNQAFNAANYHYAAALSVLLALMLGVASFLFYRLTSREAD comes from the coding sequence ATGATTCGCTCACTGCGCTGGAAGGGTGCCGCGTTCACGGTGCCCTTCCAGCTCGGCTTCGTCTTTCTCTACCTGCTTCCGATCGGCTACGCGATCCACCAGTCGCTGTTTCTGCAGAAGCAGTCCGGGCTGGGGCTCGGCGGCGCGACCACGGAGTTCGTCGGGCTGGAGAACTACCAGCAGGGCCTGACCGACTCGGCGTTCATGACCTCCATCCTCAGGGTGGTGCTGTTCGCCTGCGTCCAGATCCCGTTCATGCTGCTCGTCAGCCTGGTGCTGGCCCTCTTCCTGGACGCGGTCACCTCGAAGGTGGCCGGCCGGTTCCGGATCATGCTGTTGGTCCCGTACATGATCCCCGGCGTGGTCGCGGCCATCGTGTGGATCAACCTGTACAGCCCCGAGGTTGGCCCCCTGACACCGCTCGGCGAGCTGTTCGGGTTCGACTGGAACTTCTTCGACCCCTCGATGGTGTGGCCGGCCATCGGCAACCTGCTGACCTGGCACGGCATCGGCTACAACATGGTGATCATCTACTCGGCGCTCCAGGGCGTGCCCCGCGAGCTGTTCGAGGCCGCGCGCCTTGACGGTGCCTCGGAGCTGCGGATCGCGCTGAGCATCAAGGTCCCGTTCGTGCGCGGCGCGCTCGTCCTGACCGCTCTGCTGTCGATCATCCAGATGCTGCAGATCTTCAACGAGCCCGCGCTGTTCCGCAACGTGACCCCTGAGACGATCAGCGACAGCTTCACCCCGATCATGATCATCTACAACCAGGCGTTCAACGCCGCCAACTACCACTACGCCGCGGCTCTGTCTGTGCTGCTCGCCCTGATGCTCGGTGTCGCGTCCTTCCTCTTCTACCGGCTGACCTCGAGGGAGGCGGACTGA
- a CDS encoding carbohydrate ABC transporter permease yields MALTENRKENGEKNGKKNGAETAAGPSRGGAVRWRTRPDPAARSRGGQRFLLLGLVLAGAYSLFPVYWLIIAATKDRVGLYQSNGLWFSDFHLWENLQQVFTYEDGIFLRWTANSFLYAGVGSLGGTLIALATGYGLARFDFPGRGVVFAAVVGSFLIPIALLTLPLYLMFSKIGLVDTPWAMLIPCLINPFSVYLAKVYTEATIPFELLEAARIDGAGELRIFFSIVLRMMTTGGATVFLLAFVNTWNAFFLPLTVLRGQENWTLNLGLYNWTGKRSESGIDLTSLVLTGALLSIIPMAIMMVAMRRYWRTGVTMGALK; encoded by the coding sequence ATGGCGCTGACAGAAAACCGCAAGGAGAACGGCGAGAAGAACGGCAAGAAGAACGGCGCGGAAACCGCTGCCGGGCCATCCCGCGGGGGCGCCGTCCGCTGGCGTACCCGCCCGGACCCCGCTGCCCGTTCACGGGGCGGGCAGCGGTTCCTCCTCCTCGGTCTGGTCCTGGCCGGCGCCTACAGCCTGTTCCCGGTGTACTGGCTGATCATCGCCGCGACCAAGGACCGGGTCGGCCTGTACCAGAGCAACGGCCTGTGGTTCTCCGACTTCCACCTGTGGGAGAACCTGCAGCAGGTGTTCACGTACGAGGACGGCATCTTCCTGCGCTGGACCGCCAACTCGTTCCTGTACGCCGGTGTCGGCTCCCTCGGCGGCACGCTCATCGCCCTCGCGACCGGCTACGGCCTGGCCCGCTTCGATTTCCCCGGCCGGGGTGTGGTCTTCGCGGCCGTGGTGGGTTCCTTCCTGATCCCGATCGCCCTGCTCACACTGCCGCTGTATCTGATGTTCTCGAAGATCGGCCTGGTCGACACCCCCTGGGCCATGCTGATCCCCTGCTTGATCAACCCGTTCAGCGTGTATCTGGCCAAGGTCTACACCGAGGCCACTATTCCGTTCGAACTCCTTGAGGCGGCCCGCATCGACGGCGCCGGTGAGCTGCGGATCTTCTTCAGCATCGTGCTGCGGATGATGACCACGGGCGGCGCGACGGTGTTCCTGCTCGCCTTCGTCAACACCTGGAACGCGTTCTTCCTCCCCCTGACCGTGCTGCGCGGCCAGGAGAACTGGACCCTCAACCTGGGCCTGTACAACTGGACCGGCAAGCGGTCGGAGTCCGGCATCGACCTGACCAGCCTCGTCCTGACCGGCGCGCTGCTGTCCATCATCCCGATGGCCATCATGATGGTCGCGATGCGCCGCTACTGGCGGACGGGCGTCACGATGGGGGCACTCAAGTGA
- a CDS encoding family 43 glycosylhydrolase yields MTLARNPVIRGFAPDPSLIRVDDWYYVATSSFEWFPTIPLHRSRDLATWEYAGHVRGAVPGGSLAGVPDSAGIWAPSLSWDGERFWVVYTIVRSVGTRYFDLDTYVSTASAVDAEWTAPRRVASHGFDPALFHHEGRLWLLNMQSDHRPGGKRFDGIVLTELDRATLRPLGRTHLLLQHGKLVEGPKLLVRDGWFYLVLAEGGTGFEHGVRVARSRALTGPYELDDLPLLTTRDDPKVPLQKAGHAELVETPDGEWFLSHLTARPLHTEQGMRCPLGRETAVQAVAWDDDGWPRLRQGGWHPAVEVEVPTVTGAAPAVTPSDGDGCLAWPWSSLRAEADASWADTGARPGWIRLRGRQGPESLWDQSLLAQRLTEHRAEVEVTVEANPRSFTEAAGLLLWYNTTSYLTLDLTWAEPEGEPQRGQQWRGGGRTVLSLVESDEEGARQVAVVEVEPGRPITLGATVDGAEARFWYLRDGRRTHVGPVLDFSRLSDDYGSKLRFTGAFAGIHAQDLVNAAFTADFSGFRATFGPAEV; encoded by the coding sequence GTGACCCTGGCGCGCAACCCCGTCATCCGCGGCTTCGCCCCGGACCCCTCGCTGATCCGCGTCGACGACTGGTACTACGTCGCCACCAGCTCGTTCGAGTGGTTCCCGACGATCCCGCTGCACCGCTCCAGGGACCTGGCGACCTGGGAATACGCCGGCCATGTACGCGGCGCTGTCCCGGGCGGCTCCCTGGCGGGCGTCCCCGACTCGGCGGGCATCTGGGCGCCGTCGCTGAGCTGGGACGGCGAGCGTTTCTGGGTCGTCTACACGATCGTGCGATCGGTCGGCACGCGGTACTTCGACCTGGACACGTACGTCAGTACGGCCTCGGCGGTGGACGCGGAGTGGACCGCGCCGAGGCGGGTCGCGAGCCACGGCTTCGACCCCGCCCTCTTCCACCACGAGGGCCGGCTGTGGCTGCTCAACATGCAGAGCGACCACCGCCCGGGCGGCAAGCGGTTCGACGGGATCGTCCTGACGGAGCTGGACCGTGCCACGCTGCGCCCGCTGGGCAGGACCCATCTGCTGCTCCAGCACGGCAAGTTGGTCGAGGGCCCGAAGCTGCTGGTCCGCGACGGCTGGTTCTACCTGGTGCTCGCCGAGGGCGGCACCGGTTTCGAGCACGGGGTGCGCGTGGCGCGCAGCCGCGCCCTGACCGGCCCGTACGAACTGGACGATCTGCCTCTGCTGACGACCCGGGACGATCCGAAGGTGCCGCTCCAGAAGGCCGGCCACGCCGAGTTGGTCGAGACCCCGGACGGCGAGTGGTTCCTCAGCCATCTCACCGCCCGGCCGCTGCACACCGAGCAGGGCATGCGATGTCCGCTCGGCCGGGAGACCGCCGTCCAGGCCGTGGCCTGGGACGACGACGGCTGGCCCCGGCTGCGGCAGGGGGGTTGGCATCCGGCGGTCGAGGTGGAGGTGCCGACGGTCACGGGCGCGGCGCCCGCAGTTACGCCGTCCGATGGCGACGGCTGCCTGGCCTGGCCGTGGAGCAGTCTGCGGGCCGAGGCGGACGCGTCCTGGGCCGACACCGGCGCCCGGCCCGGCTGGATCCGGTTGCGTGGGCGGCAGGGTCCCGAGTCGCTGTGGGACCAGAGCCTGTTGGCCCAGCGGCTCACCGAGCACCGGGCGGAGGTGGAGGTGACGGTCGAGGCGAACCCCCGGTCCTTCACCGAGGCCGCCGGTCTGCTGCTCTGGTACAACACCACCTCGTACCTCACCCTCGACCTGACCTGGGCCGAGCCGGAGGGCGAACCCCAGCGGGGCCAGCAGTGGCGGGGCGGCGGCCGTACTGTGCTCAGCCTGGTCGAGAGCGACGAGGAGGGCGCCCGGCAGGTGGCCGTCGTCGAGGTCGAGCCAGGGCGACCGATCACTCTGGGAGCGACCGTCGACGGCGCCGAGGCCCGCTTCTGGTACCTCCGCGACGGCCGGCGTACCCATGTCGGACCGGTCCTGGACTTCAGCCGCCTCTCTGACGACTACGGCTCCAAGCTGCGCTTCACGGGCGCGTTCGCGGGCATCCACGCCCAGGATCTCGTCAACGCGGCGTTCACCGCGGACTTCAGCGGCTTTCGGGCGACATTCGGCCCGGCCGAGGTGTGA
- a CDS encoding LacI family DNA-binding transcriptional regulator: protein MVRGGSATAGPTLAVVARAAGVSVPTASKVVNGREDVAPETRRRVTEALDRLGYVRRPRFEASKPSRMVDLVVHSLESSWSGAVLHGVEQAAHDAGLELVVSAGLTRTRGGRPERGWFDKLTARGSAGVLFNLAELSPAQYSWLAQHRIPFVLIDPVLEPPPGVVSVGAANWQGGMTATEHLLALGHERVAVIAGSRRKLCSSARVAGYRSALTAAGIPYRPEYVRYGNFVETTAHLRMHQLLDLPEPPTAVFVCSDRMALGVYEALAERGLRVPDDISVVGFDDLPEARWATPALTTVRQPLSEMASTALRLLVRMMEGERPESTRTELSTRLVERASTHGCGGPEFG, encoded by the coding sequence ATGGTGCGTGGCGGAAGCGCGACGGCCGGGCCGACGCTGGCGGTGGTGGCGCGCGCGGCCGGGGTGTCCGTGCCGACGGCCTCGAAGGTGGTCAACGGCCGCGAGGACGTGGCCCCGGAGACCAGGCGCCGGGTCACCGAGGCCTTGGACCGGCTCGGCTATGTCCGCAGGCCCAGGTTCGAGGCGTCGAAGCCGTCGCGCATGGTCGACCTGGTGGTCCACTCGCTGGAGAGTTCCTGGTCGGGCGCGGTGCTGCACGGTGTCGAGCAGGCGGCACACGACGCCGGGCTCGAGTTGGTGGTCTCGGCCGGGCTGACCCGGACCCGCGGCGGCCGCCCCGAGCGCGGCTGGTTCGACAAACTGACGGCCCGGGGCTCGGCGGGGGTGCTGTTCAACCTGGCCGAACTGTCTCCCGCCCAGTACTCCTGGCTCGCCCAGCACCGCATCCCGTTCGTGCTGATCGACCCCGTACTCGAACCGCCGCCGGGCGTGGTCTCGGTGGGCGCGGCCAACTGGCAGGGCGGGATGACCGCCACCGAGCATCTGCTGGCCCTGGGGCACGAGCGGGTCGCCGTGATCGCCGGGTCCCGGCGCAAGTTGTGCAGCAGCGCCCGCGTCGCCGGCTACCGCTCGGCGCTCACGGCCGCGGGGATCCCGTACCGGCCGGAGTACGTCCGCTACGGCAACTTCGTCGAGACCACCGCCCACCTCCGTATGCACCAGCTGCTCGACCTGCCCGAGCCACCGACCGCCGTGTTCGTCTGCTCGGACAGGATGGCGCTCGGTGTGTACGAGGCGCTGGCCGAGCGGGGGCTCAGGGTGCCGGACGACATCAGCGTGGTCGGTTTCGACGACCTTCCCGAGGCCCGCTGGGCGACACCGGCCCTGACCACGGTCCGCCAGCCGCTCTCCGAGATGGCCTCGACCGCACTGCGCCTGCTCGTACGGATGATGGAGGGCGAGCGGCCGGAGAGCACGCGCACGGAGTTGTCGACGCGGCTGGTGGAACGGGCCAGTACACATGGTTGTGGTGGACCCGAGTTCGGGTGA
- a CDS encoding alkaline phosphatase family protein, which yields MSHIRSPQLPGPAPAPDEETAPEETAPEEAAPEEAEKAEVEAKAEAEKEPEPESEAEPESESESEQPPPASGWRTRRPKAARAVAWSVTGLSLLLVLFALLVPGDITEITFGRFLRIPAEGILVAALLLVLPPRARRVAVVVVGVVLGLLVIVKVLDMGSYWTLDRPFDLVLDWILLDDAQSFMKDSLGGAVAQAATVGVVALALALPVLMTLAVVRLSRLMVRNRHTASRTLLVLGTAWITCSTLTLEIGGVPLASHSAATLVENRVEAVRAGLKDEEAFEKQSAVDAFADVPPDQLLTGLRGKDVLITFIESYGRSAIDDPQLGEPLGETLAQKTEELKQAGYAARSGWLRSPITGAGSWLGHSTFLSGLWIKNQSRYNNLVASDRLTLTEAFRRTGAWRTVGIVPGTQMAWPEGKYFGLDHIYDSDELGYQGPKFSWSTMPDQYTLKAFEELEHGKEGRGPMMAEIILTSSHNPWAPIPRTIPEEQIGDGSVYHSLQKAEGKDPKEVWKNPSDVRDEYRKTIQYSVTSLVDYVAKYGSKDTVLIFLGDHQPNKTVTGDNPSHDVPISIVAQDPEVLEKISDWGWVDGLKPAADTPVWRMDKFRDRFMTAFGPSS from the coding sequence TTGTCGCACATACGCTCTCCGCAGCTTCCGGGACCGGCACCGGCACCGGACGAGGAAACGGCCCCCGAGGAAACGGCCCCCGAGGAAGCGGCCCCCGAGGAAGCGGAGAAGGCCGAGGTCGAGGCCAAGGCAGAAGCAGAAAAGGAGCCCGAGCCCGAGTCAGAAGCAGAGCCCGAGTCCGAGTCCGAGTCCGAGCAACCGCCACCCGCCTCCGGCTGGCGTACCCGGCGCCCCAAGGCCGCGCGGGCGGTGGCCTGGAGCGTCACCGGGCTCTCCCTCCTCCTCGTCCTCTTCGCGTTGCTCGTGCCGGGCGACATCACCGAGATCACGTTCGGTCGTTTTCTGCGGATCCCGGCGGAGGGGATCCTCGTGGCTGCGCTACTGCTCGTGCTGCCGCCGAGGGCGCGGCGCGTGGCGGTGGTGGTGGTCGGGGTGGTGCTCGGGCTGCTGGTGATCGTCAAGGTGCTGGACATGGGGTCGTACTGGACCCTCGACCGGCCGTTCGACCTGGTGCTGGACTGGATCCTGCTGGACGACGCCCAGTCGTTCATGAAGGACTCGCTCGGCGGTGCGGTCGCGCAGGCCGCCACGGTCGGGGTGGTCGCGCTGGCGCTCGCCCTGCCGGTTCTGATGACGCTGGCGGTCGTACGGCTCAGTCGGTTGATGGTGCGCAACCGGCACACCGCCAGCCGTACGCTGCTGGTGCTGGGCACCGCCTGGATCACCTGCTCGACGCTGACCCTGGAGATCGGCGGCGTACCGCTGGCCTCGCACAGCGCGGCGACCCTGGTGGAGAACCGGGTCGAGGCGGTGCGTGCGGGGCTCAAGGACGAGGAGGCGTTCGAGAAGCAGTCGGCGGTCGACGCCTTCGCCGACGTACCGCCGGACCAGCTGCTGACGGGACTGCGGGGCAAGGACGTCCTGATCACGTTCATCGAGAGCTACGGCCGCTCCGCGATCGACGACCCGCAACTGGGTGAGCCGCTGGGCGAGACGCTCGCCCAGAAGACGGAGGAGCTGAAGCAGGCCGGGTACGCGGCTCGGAGTGGCTGGCTGCGCTCCCCCATCACCGGCGCCGGCAGCTGGCTCGGGCACTCCACGTTCCTGTCCGGCCTGTGGATAAAGAACCAGTCGCGTTACAACAACCTCGTCGCGAGCGACCGCCTCACCCTCACGGAGGCGTTCCGCCGTACCGGGGCCTGGCGCACGGTCGGCATCGTGCCGGGCACCCAGATGGCGTGGCCGGAGGGCAAGTACTTCGGCCTGGACCACATCTACGACTCCGACGAACTCGGCTACCAGGGACCGAAGTTCAGCTGGTCGACGATGCCCGACCAGTACACCCTGAAGGCCTTCGAGGAGCTGGAGCACGGCAAGGAGGGCCGCGGGCCGATGATGGCGGAGATCATCCTGACCTCCAGCCACAACCCGTGGGCGCCCATCCCCCGGACGATCCCCGAGGAGCAGATCGGCGACGGCTCGGTCTACCACTCCCTCCAGAAGGCCGAGGGCAAGGACCCCAAGGAGGTCTGGAAGAACCCCTCGGACGTCCGCGACGAGTACCGCAAGACCATCCAGTACTCGGTGACCAGCCTCGTCGACTACGTCGCGAAGTACGGTTCGAAGGACACCGTCCTGATCTTCCTCGGCGACCACCAGCCCAACAAGACGGTCACCGGCGACAACCCGAGCCACGACGTGCCGATCTCGATCGTCGCCCAGGACCCGGAGGTGCTGGAGAAGATCTCCGACTGGGGCTGGGTGGACGGCCTCAAGCCCGCCGCCGACACCCCGGTCTGGCGGATGGACAAGTTCCGCGACCGCTTCATGACGGCGTTCGGGCCGTCCAGCTGA
- a CDS encoding ThuA domain-containing protein, whose product MPSARILVYSRTTAYRHDSIPAAVAAVRALDFDVDATEDPAAFEVPLDPYAAVVFLSTSGEVLTDAGRARLRAYVEAGGGFAGVHAAACTEYDWPYYGELLGARFARHPEYQPGKAIVEDRDHLAVHHLPPVWEFTDEWYDFRASPRGSVRVLARADESSYEGGEMGDDHPLVWCKEQGAGRVFYTALGHAAEAYEDPDFLAHLRGGISWTARTPS is encoded by the coding sequence ATGCCATCGGCCCGCATCCTCGTGTACTCCCGCACGACCGCCTACCGCCACGACTCCATCCCGGCCGCCGTCGCCGCCGTACGCGCTCTCGACTTCGACGTCGACGCCACCGAGGACCCGGCGGCCTTCGAGGTCCCCCTCGACCCGTACGCGGCGGTCGTCTTCCTCTCCACCAGCGGGGAGGTCCTCACCGACGCCGGGCGCGCCCGGCTGCGGGCGTACGTCGAGGCGGGCGGCGGTTTCGCCGGGGTGCACGCGGCCGCCTGCACCGAGTACGACTGGCCCTACTACGGCGAACTGCTGGGCGCCCGCTTCGCCCGCCACCCCGAGTACCAGCCGGGCAAGGCGATCGTCGAGGACCGCGACCATCTGGCCGTACACCACCTGCCGCCCGTCTGGGAGTTCACCGACGAGTGGTACGACTTCCGCGCCAGCCCTCGCGGTTCGGTGCGCGTGCTAGCCCGCGCCGACGAATCCTCGTACGAGGGCGGCGAGATGGGTGACGACCACCCCCTGGTGTGGTGCAAGGAGCAGGGCGCCGGCCGGGTCTTCTACACCGCCCTCGGACACGCGGCGGAGGCGTACGAGGACCCGGACTTTCTGGCGCACCTGCGGGGCGGGATCAGCTGGACGGCCCGAACGCCGTCATGA
- a CDS encoding VOC family protein, giving the protein MTPRLDAIGMVASDMAASVTFYRRLGFAFPEGAESLPHAEAELPGGLRLMLDTEETVRSFFPEYQPGKGGGASLALRCDGPAEVDAVYEELVAAGYHGELKPWDAVWGQRYAVVHDPDGNGVDLFAPLPSATE; this is encoded by the coding sequence ATGACTCCACGACTCGATGCGATAGGCATGGTGGCCTCGGACATGGCCGCCTCCGTCACCTTCTACCGCCGTCTCGGCTTCGCCTTCCCGGAGGGCGCCGAGAGCCTGCCGCACGCCGAGGCCGAGTTGCCCGGCGGGCTGCGGCTGATGCTCGACACCGAGGAGACCGTGCGTTCCTTCTTCCCTGAGTACCAGCCGGGGAAGGGCGGTGGCGCCTCGCTGGCCCTGCGGTGCGACGGTCCCGCCGAAGTCGACGCGGTGTACGAGGAGTTGGTCGCCGCCGGGTACCACGGTGAGCTCAAGCCATGGGACGCGGTGTGGGGCCAGCGGTACGCCGTGGTGCACGACCCCGACGGCAACGGCGTGGACCTCTTCGCGCCGCTACCGTCCGCCACCGAGTAG